In one Xiphophorus couchianus chromosome 17, X_couchianus-1.0, whole genome shotgun sequence genomic region, the following are encoded:
- the cntn1b gene encoding contactin 1b: protein MASTPLLLLGLFSSVSVTLAVLFGEPRIYGEDATGYGPIFEEEPMDVVYTDDSPDKRISMNCRARANPPATYRWRRDNWEIKLMEQPDEHYSLVGGNLVITNPIQKKHAGTYTCVARNIYGTVLSKEARIKFGYIEEFPDEEREPVYVKEGQGAVLLCVPPKAWPQEVSYRWIFNEFPVFLPTDRRRFVSQKTGNLYIAKVEAQDAGNYSCFVSSPIIGKSVYSKYIPLIPLPPEDGEERKYPADIRVKFPDTTAMLASNITLECFALGNPIPHIVWRKVDATDLPANHEISESGAVLHLYNVQYEDVGSYECEAINTKGKDWHKNWLYVESAPEWAETINNTQVDIGSEHTMRCVASGKPFPFIRWYKDGYMYGKGELKFSSLTFDDSGMYQCIAENYWGIKYANAELRVVAWAPTFERNPVKKHLLGARDRRVVIECKPRAAPKPRFTWTKGKEVLFNSSRVSVMFDGSLEIRNATKNDEGLYTCFAENDRGKADSSGYLTITEATSITAAPEDSEVRVGDEVILHCAASYDPMLDITFIWAIDFRVIDFNAEWQHYERVMSEDGVGDLRIKNAQIWHEGRYTCTAQTVVDDDTAYADLKVVGVPGPPGVLRIEEIGDTWVKLLWSKPAEHNSPILYYTVQTRHFWALNEDDWRNASTSPTFLDGTLEKADVTDLYPWMEYQFRIIATNEYGSGEASIPSLKIKTWDAPPVVSPTDVAGYGGRNGEIVITWNPVQPWYFYGKKFGYIVALKPHNAYDWFYETISDPETRRHVHRDSYFIPTDDDFLVREFQVKIKSVNVKGDGPYSLTKVIYYPRDVPIEPPTDVYARPVSSTEAVVWWLPIVDTGTGLQQYIEGYQIKYWRKYDDPEPGANRIFVPATVNQTRLENMLPDSHYLIEVRAFNGAGLGPPGEHCEMFTKRPPPSEPPRMWRYVTWTGQWLYVWWDHIQYDWFGNVSFPLYYKVMFRKTGYIYGKVYITGWHFMDFPMPQLGDYELMVRGRYEGGDGPVRMISIKGKASLTTPTISFLSLLLLALCITGL from the exons ATGGCTTCCACACCTTTATTACTACTGGGCCTCTTCTCCTCTGTGTCCGTCACAT TGGCGGTCTTATTTGGTGAACCCAGAATATATGGAG AGGACGCCACAGGTTATGGTCCCATTTTTGAAGAAGAGCCTATGGATGTGGTCTACACCGATGACTCACCCGATAAGAGGATCTCCATGAACTGCAGGGCCCGTGCAAATCCTCCAGCTACGTACAG GTGGCGCCGGGATAACTGGGAGATCAAGCTGATGGAACAACCCGATGAACACTACAGCCTGGTTGGAGGAAACCTGGTTATCACTAACCCGATCCAGAAGAAACACGCTGGGACGTACACGTGTGTGGCCCGTAATATCTACGGCACTGTTCTCAGCAAGGAGGCCCGAATCAAGTTTGGAT ATATTGAGGAGTTTCCTGATGAAGAGAGGGAACCAGTGTATGTCAAAGAAGGCCAGGGAGCAGTTCTGCTGTGTGTCCCACCAAAGGCCTGGCCAC aggaaGTAAGCTATCGCTGGATCTTCAACGAGTTCCCAGTATTCCTGCCCACAGACCGCCGTCGGTTCGTCTCCCAGAAGACAGGGAACTTGTACATCGCAAAGGTTGAAGCTCAGGATGCTGGAAACTACTCCTGCTTCGTCTCCAGTCCTATCATAGGAAAGAGCGTCTACTCCAAGTACATCCCACTCATCCCTTTACCTCCAGAAGACG gtGAAGAGAGAAAATACCCAGCTGACATTAGGGTGAAGTTTCCAGACACTACTGCAATGCTGGCCTCCAATATTACGTTGGAGTGCTTTGCTCTTGGAAa TCCCATCCCACATATTGTGTGGAGGAAGGTGGACGCCACTGACCTCCCTGCAAATCATGAGATCAGTGAGTCAGGCGCTGTGCTTCATCTGTACAATGTTCAGTATGAGGACGTTGGATCATACGAATGCGAAGCCATCAACACCAAAGGAAAGGACTGGCATAAAAACTGGCTTTATGTGGAGT CTGCACCTGAATGGGCAGAAACAATCAACAACACTCAAGTGGACATTGGATCAGAGCACACAATGCGCTGCGTGGCTTCAGGAAAACCTTTCCCTTTCATCCGTTGGTACAAAGATGGATATATG TATGGCAAAGGCGAGCTGAAGTTTTCCAGTTTAACTTTTGATGACTCGGGGATGTACCAGTGCATTGCTGAGAATTACTGGGGCATCAAATATGCCAACGCTGAGCTGCGAGTTGTTG CCTGGGCTCCAACATTCGAGCGCAACCCAGTAAAGAAGCATCTTCTTGGAGCTAGAGACAGACGCGTGGTAATAGAGTGTAAGCCGAGAGCCGCTCCCAAACCTCGATTCACCTGGACAAAGGGCAAAGAGGTCCTCTTCAACAGTTCACG TGTTTCTGTCATGTTCGATGGGAGCCTGGAGATCCGCAACGCCACCAAAAACGACGAAGGCCTTTACACCTGCTTTGCTGAGAATGACAGAGGGAAGGCCGACAGTTCAGGATATCTTACCATCACAG aGGCAACAAGTATAACTGCAGCACCTGAAGACTCTGAAGTTAGAGTTGGAGACGAGGTGATTCTTCACTGTGCTGCTTCATACGACCCCATGCTGGACATCACTTTCATCTGGGCCATTGACTTCAGAGTCATTGACTTCAATGCTGAGTGGCAACACTATGAGCGAGTAATG AGTGAAGATGGAGTCGGTGACTTGAGGATAAAAAATGCACAGATTTGGCATGAAGGTCGCTACACTTGCACCGCTCAAACCGTGGTGGATGACGACACCGCTTATGCTGACCTGAAAGTCGTAG GTGTTCCCGGGCCTCCCGGTGTGCTCCGGATCGAGGAGATTGGCGACACCTGGGTGAAACTTTTGTGGTCCAAACCAGCTGAGCACAACAGCCCCATCCTGTACTACACTGTTCAGACCAGACACTTCTGGGCTTTGAATGAAGACGACTGGAGGAATGCCAGCACAT CTCCAACCTTTCTCGATGGGACTCTGGAGAAAGCAGACGTCACAGACTTATACCCGTGGATGGAGTACCAGTTTAGAATCATCGCCACCAATGAGTATGGATCCGGGGAGGCCAGTATACCTTCCCTTAAGATCAAAACCTGGGATGCCC CTCCAGTCGTTTCTCCCACAGACGTGGCAGGATATGGAGGTAGAAATGGCGAGATCGTCATCACGTGGAAC CCTGTTCAGCCCTGGTATTTCTATGGCAAGAAATTTGGGTATATTGTCGCGTTAAAGCCTCACAATGCCTACGACTGGTTTTATGAAACCATCTCGGACCCTGAGACAAGACGACATGTTCACAGAGACTCCTACTTCATTCCGACCGACGACGACTTCCTGGTGCGGGAGTTCCAGGTGAAGATAAAGTCAGTTAATGTTAAAGGAGATGGACCGTACAGCCTCACCAAGGTCATCTATTATCCAAGAGATG TTCCAATAGAACCTCCCACAGATGTCTATGCCAGACCCGTGTCTTCCACTGAAGCTGTGGTTTGGTGGCTGCCTATAGTTGATACTGGAACTGGCCTGCAGCAGTACATTGAGGGGTACCAG ATCAAATACTGGAGAAAGTATGACGATCCAGAGCCCGGGGCAAATCGCATATTCGTTCCAGCTACAGTCAATCAGACCCGGCTGGAGAACATGCTGCCAGATTCGCACTACCTCATTGAGGTCCGGGCGTTCAACGGAGCAGGTCTTGGACCGCCCGGTGAACACTGCGAGATGTTCACAAAGAGGCCAC CACCCTCTGAGCCTCCCAGAATGTGGCGCTACGTCACCTGGACCGGACAATGGTTGTACGTGTGGTGGGATCATATCCAGTATGACTGGTTTGGGAATGTTTCTTTCCCCCTGTACTACAAG GTCATGTTTAGAAAGACGGGGTACATCTACGGGAAGGTCTACATCACTGGCTGGCACTTTATGGACTTCCCAATGCCTCAGCTTGGAGACTATGAACTGATGGTTCGTGGTCGCTATGAAGGGGGAGATGGCCCAGTCAGGATGATAAGTATTAAGG gtaaAGCATCTCTGACCACACCAACAATCAGTTTCTTATCCTTGTTGCTGCTGGCGCTGTGTATTACAGGTTTGTAA